The segment GGTGGCTGCCCTGGGTAATGTGTTGGGCTTCTTCGTGttgataaaatgtaaaaagCTTCCCTTACAAATCAAAGTCTTATCCATAAACATGACGGTTCCTGATTTTCTTTTGGGGAGTGCTACAGGCATCGCGTATGGCGTCCAATACGTCTATCCCATTTCAAAAGAAGGCGAGAGTATTTGCCACGTCATCTTTGATACCTTAACAACCTTGTCCATTCTGAACATAACAGCTTTTGGAATAGACCGCTTTCTAAGCTTACAGTTTGCGTTAAAATACCAAATTTATACAACTACAGAACGCATGATAACGATATGTGTGGGACTATGGATTTTCAGCATTATTTCCGCTGTTGTAATTCAGATTTTCAAGTCTGAATCGcttttattcaaaatcattcTGCGTAGTGTGTTTCTAACCATGTACGTTTGTTCGTATTTGAAGATACTGTCCATTTATCGAAAACACAACAGAGAAATAAACGATCTGCAGTCTCTATCCGCATCAAGAATAATCCACGACCAAATGGTATTCAGCAGGAAAGTCGTTCTCATAACAGGACCACATTTCGTTTTGTACCTCTTAGCGATCATCGTCCATGTtgttatgtattttaaacaagACGTGGCGATATGGAAGATGGAATTGATAACTTTGAGTGTTACCCTTGTCACGATCTTCATCAACCCAATGCTGTATATATGGCGATTTCGAGAGTGTAGAATTCAGCTTCTGTTGATGCTGTGTGTATGCGATAGATCACGACATGAGAAtcttttaaaagaaagaaacatTCTCTATCAACCATTTTTGGAGGTTCAACCAAAGGAAATAACTGACAAAACACACATGGCATCAACCCACATGTAAAACCGGAAGTGAAGATTCTGTGTATTCAACCAtcttaaaattatatatatatatatatatatatatataaagcactaaataatcacaactaggtactgaaaattttcgccccagcccggggtcgaaccagcgacgtacggcacccaccgcctagcaagattgtcaaaccagtgcgtaagtccactcggccacacggggtcgaaccagcgacgtacggtacccaccgcctagcaagattgtcaaaccagtgcgtaagtccactcggccacagtcgttgtggccgagtggacttacgcactggttgttgtggccgagtggacttacgcactggtttgacaatcttgctaggcggtgggtgccgtacgtcgctggttcgaccccgggctggggcgaaaattttcagtacctagttgtgattatttagtgctttatatattaattaattgattatcacatgcatcttttagatcctaggggtaaacgtaaggttgggtgttataattgtttgtttgtgctttatatatatatatatttatttatttataatacTAGATAACAAGCTGTACAATTATCCAGCAGAATGCAGAATCCATAAACACAAATTCGACATctaatatcattaaaaaatgtGCTTGAAATCTCATCATCGGTTCCTTTACAtatcatacactgtacatgtatgtcgagAAAATTATAGCCTGTTTACAACGTTTAATCAAATTTTGTTCAGGAATCAATATATATGTTGTGCAGTattctttatttcaatatatgtacAGGGTTTATTAGTTAGTTAACAGAATGAAAGAGTATGATGAATACGTATTAAATTCCCGTGTGTCGAACACAATGAAGTGCCTCTTACGatctttttattttctatatatatttattaaatatgaGAATAAATCACCTTGTTAAAAATCTCTTGTTATCTTATTATATTGGATGTTAACGTTTGGATTTTTGGACTCGTGCACCATGTGTCAAATTTTGGCATATTATATGCAAAACATGAGTAGATCAACGCAACTAAATGTAACGAAGCAGAACGGGGTTAGAGTATCAATGACCAAACGCACCAGTGATGTCACATATGCTCTatccaatcggatcacgcgctcgtccttttccgtaatgGGTATGCGGTTACAGAAATAGCCCAGTAATTACAATTGATGCGCCATCGTGATGCGATCGACGCACTCCAACATATAttcgttttttttaatatatccCCGGCTTCCCCAAATCACATTATAAAAGAAAAGCAGAATTAGTGAGTGTATTGCTGCAGCAATACACATAATATACAACATGTGGGAGTGGGAAACACATAAAACCCGTCTGGCCTGGTTTTGACCTTGGACATACTGATCTGCCGAGCAATATGGATAATCTGCAAACCAATGTGTATCAGCCCACAGGGGCTAAGTCCGTTAAGTGCCctaactctgtgataccataaatatggaaaggggtctaactctcacccagatggaaaaaaaaaccaactacCCACttgcttcaaatgcctaaaacgTCAGAAACTAGGTGCTATATGCGTAATTTTCCGGTCTTCTTGcttagattaatgttttaaccacatgcatgccaaatttcaagccacAGATTCTTAAGATAATAGAGACAAACGTCATCGATCTCTCGatttcacatgtttatttttactaggacatttaccggtccaggaaGTTTTTCGTCTATGACAGACGCGAGATTCAGACTAGAGTGAAACTTTTCGGACCTATCAATTAAATTTTTACATCAAAtgtacgctacttacttcctcataatttaatatatgaaatggTTTATTCCTTCTTGAAAGCAAAGCTACCTGTGAATTCGAAGTATTGAATGAATCGAGCAACAAATGTAGTCAGTAAGGCGTCTACAAGCTATGAAAACccgtagtgaccttgacttttgaccctAAATCAATAGGACTCTTCCTCCTTTGATAGCAAAGCTacacgtgaaatatcaaatcaatcgaGCAAAAATGTggtctgtagagtgtctacaagctctaatgaccttgacttttgaccctAAATCAATAGGATTTTTCCTTTTTTGATACCAAAACTACGTGGGaattatcaaatcaatcaagcagAAAATGTGGCCCGTAGAGTGTTCACAAGCTACACTCACATACTCGCCTACACACGAACGGTCGCGTCATTATATCCCCACTCGCAATGACTTGCGAGGGGATAAGTCCAACCTGAGTAGGGATATTCTATTATTCTGCAATAATGTTATATT is part of the Ostrea edulis chromosome 2, xbOstEdul1.1, whole genome shotgun sequence genome and harbors:
- the LOC125679894 gene encoding melanocortin receptor 5-like, with amino-acid sequence MWNGDMAENATLHHLESPLFFVFSVSYLVAALGNVLGFFVLIKCKKLPLQIKVLSINMTVPDFLLGSATGIAYGVQYVYPISKEGESICHVIFDTLTTLSILNITAFGIDRFLSLQFALKYQIYTTTERMITICVGLWIFSIISAVVIQIFKSESLLFKIILRSVFLTMYVCSYLKILSIYRKHNREINDLQSLSASRIIHDQMVFSRKVVLITGPHFVLYLLAIIVHVVMYFKQDVAIWKMELITLSVTLVTIFINPMLYIWRFRECRIQLLLMLCVCDRSRHENLLKERNILYQPFLEVQPKEITDKTHMASTHM